From one Perca flavescens isolate YP-PL-M2 chromosome 19, PFLA_1.0, whole genome shotgun sequence genomic stretch:
- the LOC114546224 gene encoding prostaglandin reductase 1, with product MVQAKTWILTKHFDGFPKDSDFELKVEELSAPKDGEVLLEAVFLSVDPYMRPFSKVRMNEGDVMIGTQVAKVIQSNNPAFPAGSHVVGRCGWRTHTVCDGTDLIPVMPDWPQDVSLSLALGGIGMPGLTALYGIEEVLGLQKGETLLVNAAAGAVGSVVGQIAKIKGCKVVGSAGSDAKVAFLKELGFDEAFNYKTVGSLEEALKKASPEGYDCFFENVGGPFSSVAIQQMKNFGRIAVCGAISTYNDTTPQTGPYPHLTMIFKQLKMEGFMQSRWEHKHPESLKRLIGWLKEGKLQCREHITKGFEKMPTAFMGILQGENVGKAIVAV from the exons ATGGTCCAAGCCAAGACGTGGATCCTTACCAAGCACTTTGACGGCTTCCCGAAGGACAGCGACTTTGAGCTTAAGGTGGAGGAGCTTTCTGCACCCAAAGATGGGG AGGTGCTTTTGGaagcagtgtttctcagtgtcgACCCATACATGAG GCCATTCAGTAAGGTTCGCATGAATGAAGGCGATGTGATGATTGGAACTCAAGTGGCCAA agTGATTCAAAGTAATAACCCAGCATTTCCTGCGGGAAGCCATGTTGTTGGTCGTTGTGGCTGGAGAACCCACACAGTCTGTGATGGGACAGACCTCATTCCAGTCATGCCTGACTGGCCGCAAGACGTCTCGTTGTCCCTGGCTCTGGGTGGCATCGGCATGCCAGG ACTGACAGCTCTGTACGGGATAGAAGAAGTCTTGGGACTCCAGAAGGGGGAGACCCTGCTGGTGAATGCTGCTGCCGGGGCAGTGGGCTCCGTGGTGGGCCAGATTGCAAAGATCAAGGGCTGTAAAGTGGTGGGTTCAGCAGGGTCTGATGCCAAGGTGGCTTTCCTCAAAGAACTGGGCTTCGATGAGGCCTTCAACTACAAGACTGTTGGTTCCCTGGAGGAGGCACTGAAAAAGGCTTCTCCAGAAGGATATGACTGTTTCTTTGAAAAT GTGGGAGGCCCTTTTTCAAGCGTTGCGATACAGCAAATGAAGAACTTTGGAAGAATAGCTGTGTGTGGAGCTATTTCCACATATAATGACACCACACCCCAAACAG GCCCATACCCCCACCTGACCATGATCTTCAAGCAGCTTAAGATGGAGGGCTTCATGCAGAGCAGGTGGGAGCACAAGCACCCTGAGTCCCTTAAGAGGCTGATAGGATGGTTGAAAGAG GGCAAACTGCAGTGTCGGGAGCACATCACAAAAGGCTTTGAAAAGATGCCAACTGCTTTTATGGGGATACTGCAGGGAGAAAACGTCGGCAAGGCTATTGTCGCAGTCTGA
- the haus3 gene encoding HAUS augmin-like complex subunit 3 isoform X6 — MLDGSQFVDALGRLGYPGASSLKASDFDWLFDCAPENLHFLRFVCRTLNQSNVLTKEEVHAFQELRKSGKPFLDEAALGELLKTIGPSDGSSANILGSSSSSSSAVFAAEGNVAIEDLEAELQALRKEKELKQHRFNRLQVVATSRADVDLRLGEERESAACKLKEASASIRAENADTNALLQNLTDEVRKLASHLPVQQEAKQKGKGEPVAPSNPSVSKSPTVLLSQLPLDPYLHQEELNTKTLAAFTQKHFFQGIADIVESSCSERFQVLDLSSCEDGEDEENKHQGREREARMVEHRRTEMARLQWSYIVAQHQLMQAMAEEKSVKAGLDWLSEKSSHTKSICMSSSLHVREVVSRKELQAVEAELEALLHGPVPAALRESARLLNVPVVRGDLALQVARQDYYTSRQNQVRDYLLRQKASFELVLLGQEMELRRWRTCFKQLEEVNSRLVKEGETATLRIESLAHPDLAINPRPNPIISCKDAAFSRLLQILDHDSDHGRSEPFRTYEALNHAARDLAGNLQVTRDALAGAGREQYYTAARLFGDCEALHRAMYSELQQLVLGPQSSWSTMQSAFQKQSLMS, encoded by the exons ATGTTAGACGGTAGCCAGTTTGTGGATGCCCTGGGCCGTCTAGGTTATCCTGGTGCATCATCATTGAAGGCCTCCGACTTCGACTGGCTGTTTGACTGTGCCCCGGAGAACCTTCACTTCTTGCGCTTTGTCTGTCGGACCCTTAACCAGAGCAATGTTCTCACTAAGGAGGAGGTACATGCTTTTCAGGAGCTGCGTAAGTCGGGCAAGCCATTTCTGGATGAAGCAGCCTTGGGCGAGCTCCTTAAAACCATTGGACCTTCAGATGGGAGCAGTGCAAACATCTTAGGgtcctcttcttcatcttcatccGCTGTGTTTGCAGCTGAGGGAAATGTGGCCATAGAAGACTTGGAGGCAGAACTCCAGGCACTGCGTAAAGAGAAAGAGCTGAAGCAACATCGTTTTAACAGGTTACAGGTTGTGGCCACCTCTCGTGCAGATGTTGATCTACGACTTGGTGAAGAGCGGGAGAGCGCTGCATGTAAGCTAAAGGAGGCCAGTGCTTCCATTAGAGCTGAGAATGCAGACACCAACGCTCTATTACAAAACCTAACAGATGAGGTGAGAAAGCTTGCTTCGCACCTCCCAGTTCAGCAAGAGGCCAAGcaaaaaggaaaaggagaacCTGTGGCCCCATCAAACCCTTCTGTCTCAAAAAGCCCCACTGTCCTCCTTTCTCAGTTGCCCTTGGATCCCTACCTGCACCAGGAGGAGCTCAACACTAAAACACTAGCTGCCTTTACTCAGAAGCATTTCTTCCAGGGCATTGCAGACATTGTTGAGTCTTCTTGCTCTGAGCGCTTCCAGGTCCTTGACCTCAGTTCTTGTGAAGATGGAGAGGATGAAGAGAACAAGCaccaggggagagagagggaggcgcGAATGGTGGAGCACAGGAGGACAGAGATGGCCAGACTTCAGTGGTCTTATATTGTGGCCCAGCACCAACTGATGCAGGCCATGGCAGAGGAGAAGAGTGTCAAGGCTGGACTAGACTGGCTCTCTGAGAAGTCCTCTCATACCAAG AGCATATGCATGTCGTCCTCACTGCATGTCCGTGAAGTTGTCTCCAGGAAGGAGTTGCAGGCGGTGGAGGCTGAGCTGGAGGCTCTGCTCCATGGACCAGTACCTGCTGCCCTCAGAGAGTCAGCCCGGTTGCTTAATGTGCCGGTAGTGAGGGGAGACCTGGCTTTGCAAGTAGCACGGCAGGACTACTACACCTCCAGACAGAATCAG GTACGAGACTACCTACTCCGCCAGAAGGCTTCCTTTGAGCTGGTACTCCTGGGTCAGGAGATGGAGTTGAGGAGGTGGAGGACTTGTTTTAAGCAGCTGGAAGAAGTAAATAGCAGACTGGTAAAAGAAGGTGAAACGGCAACCCTTAGAATTGAGTCCCTGGCACACCCTGACCTGGCCATCAACCCCAGACCTAACCCTATCATCAGCTGCAAAGATGCAGCCTTCAGCAG GCTGCTCCAGATCCTTGACCATGATTCAGACCATGGTCGATCAGAGCCTTTTCGGACATACGAAGCATTGAACCACGCTGCTCGTGACCTTGCGGGCAACCTTCAGGTGACCCGAGATGCTCTAGCTGGTGCTGGCCGTGAGCAGTACTACACAGCTGCTCGTCTTTTTGGCGACTGTGAGGCGCTCCACAGGGCAATGTACTCAGAGCTCCAGCAGCTGGTCTTAGGGCCGCAG TCATCTTGGTCAACTATGCAGAGTGCATTTCAGAAGCAATCCTTAAT GAGCTGA
- the haus3 gene encoding HAUS augmin-like complex subunit 3 isoform X1 → MLDGSQFVDALGRLGYPGASSLKASDFDWLFDCAPENLHFLRFVCRTLNQSNVLTKEEVHAFQELRKSGKPFLDEAALGELLKTIGPSDGSSANILGSSSSSSSAVFAAEGNVAIEDLEAELQALRKEKELKQHRFNRLQVVATSRADVDLRLGEERESAACKLKEASASIRAENADTNALLQNLTDEVRKLASHLPVQQEAKQKGKGEPVAPSNPSVSKSPTVLLSQLPLDPYLHQEELNTKTLAAFTQKHFFQGIADIVESSCSERFQVLDLSSCEDGEDEENKHQGREREARMVEHRRTEMARLQWSYIVAQHQLMQAMAEEKSVKAGLDWLSEKSSHTKSICMSSSLHVREVVSRKELQAVEAELEALLHGPVPAALRESARLLNVPVVRGDLALQVARQDYYTSRQNQVRDYLLRQKASFELVLLGQEMELRRWRTCFKQLEEVNSRLVKEGETATLRIESLAHPDLAINPRPNPIISCKDAAFSRLLQILDHDSDHGRSEPFRTYEALNHAARDLAGNLQVTRDALAGAGREQYYTAARLFGDCEALHRAMYSELQQLVLGPQVRPTAITDQELLCPNAQVGLFPFLFCTVILVNYAECISEAILNELTVKLLGAESQLQSLQLVMQDIMGEVKAKRSQLERNALLRREKELYIYFHLDARLLQKVVEDLEGKMAAKRGQQ, encoded by the exons ATGTTAGACGGTAGCCAGTTTGTGGATGCCCTGGGCCGTCTAGGTTATCCTGGTGCATCATCATTGAAGGCCTCCGACTTCGACTGGCTGTTTGACTGTGCCCCGGAGAACCTTCACTTCTTGCGCTTTGTCTGTCGGACCCTTAACCAGAGCAATGTTCTCACTAAGGAGGAGGTACATGCTTTTCAGGAGCTGCGTAAGTCGGGCAAGCCATTTCTGGATGAAGCAGCCTTGGGCGAGCTCCTTAAAACCATTGGACCTTCAGATGGGAGCAGTGCAAACATCTTAGGgtcctcttcttcatcttcatccGCTGTGTTTGCAGCTGAGGGAAATGTGGCCATAGAAGACTTGGAGGCAGAACTCCAGGCACTGCGTAAAGAGAAAGAGCTGAAGCAACATCGTTTTAACAGGTTACAGGTTGTGGCCACCTCTCGTGCAGATGTTGATCTACGACTTGGTGAAGAGCGGGAGAGCGCTGCATGTAAGCTAAAGGAGGCCAGTGCTTCCATTAGAGCTGAGAATGCAGACACCAACGCTCTATTACAAAACCTAACAGATGAGGTGAGAAAGCTTGCTTCGCACCTCCCAGTTCAGCAAGAGGCCAAGcaaaaaggaaaaggagaacCTGTGGCCCCATCAAACCCTTCTGTCTCAAAAAGCCCCACTGTCCTCCTTTCTCAGTTGCCCTTGGATCCCTACCTGCACCAGGAGGAGCTCAACACTAAAACACTAGCTGCCTTTACTCAGAAGCATTTCTTCCAGGGCATTGCAGACATTGTTGAGTCTTCTTGCTCTGAGCGCTTCCAGGTCCTTGACCTCAGTTCTTGTGAAGATGGAGAGGATGAAGAGAACAAGCaccaggggagagagagggaggcgcGAATGGTGGAGCACAGGAGGACAGAGATGGCCAGACTTCAGTGGTCTTATATTGTGGCCCAGCACCAACTGATGCAGGCCATGGCAGAGGAGAAGAGTGTCAAGGCTGGACTAGACTGGCTCTCTGAGAAGTCCTCTCATACCAAG AGCATATGCATGTCGTCCTCACTGCATGTCCGTGAAGTTGTCTCCAGGAAGGAGTTGCAGGCGGTGGAGGCTGAGCTGGAGGCTCTGCTCCATGGACCAGTACCTGCTGCCCTCAGAGAGTCAGCCCGGTTGCTTAATGTGCCGGTAGTGAGGGGAGACCTGGCTTTGCAAGTAGCACGGCAGGACTACTACACCTCCAGACAGAATCAG GTACGAGACTACCTACTCCGCCAGAAGGCTTCCTTTGAGCTGGTACTCCTGGGTCAGGAGATGGAGTTGAGGAGGTGGAGGACTTGTTTTAAGCAGCTGGAAGAAGTAAATAGCAGACTGGTAAAAGAAGGTGAAACGGCAACCCTTAGAATTGAGTCCCTGGCACACCCTGACCTGGCCATCAACCCCAGACCTAACCCTATCATCAGCTGCAAAGATGCAGCCTTCAGCAG GCTGCTCCAGATCCTTGACCATGATTCAGACCATGGTCGATCAGAGCCTTTTCGGACATACGAAGCATTGAACCACGCTGCTCGTGACCTTGCGGGCAACCTTCAGGTGACCCGAGATGCTCTAGCTGGTGCTGGCCGTGAGCAGTACTACACAGCTGCTCGTCTTTTTGGCGACTGTGAGGCGCTCCACAGGGCAATGTACTCAGAGCTCCAGCAGCTGGTCTTAGGGCCGCAGGTACGTCCAACGGCCATCACTGACCAGGAGCTGCTCTGCCCTAATGCACAGGTGGgtttgtttccttttcttttctgcaCAGTCATCTTGGTCAACTATGCAGAGTGCATTTCAGAAGCAATCCTTAAT GAGCTGACGGTGAAGCTTCTGGGAGCAGAGTCTCAGCTGCAGAGTTTGCAGCTTGTAATGCAAGATATCATGGGGGAAGTTAAAGCCAAGCGTTCTCAGCTGGAGCGCAATGCCCTCCTCAGGCGAGAGAAGGAGTTGTACATCTACTTCCACTTGGATGCCCGGCTGCTGCAGAAAGTAGTGGAAGATCTTGAGGGCAAAATGGCTGCGAAGAGAGGGCAGCAGTAA
- the haus3 gene encoding HAUS augmin-like complex subunit 3 isoform X2 yields MLDGSQFVDALGRLGYPGASSLKASDFDWLFDCAPENLHFLRFVCRTLNQSNVLTKEEVHAFQELRKSGKPFLDEAALGELLKTIGPSDGSSANILGSSSSSSSAVFAAEGNVAIEDLEAELQALRKEKELKQHRFNRLQVVATSRADVDLRLGEERESAACKLKEASASIRAENADTNALLQNLTDEVRKLASHLPVQQEAKQKGKGEPVAPSNPSVSKSPTVLLSQLPLDPYLHQEELNTKTLAAFTQKHFFQGIADIVESSCSERFQVLDLSSCEDGEDEENKHQGREREARMVEHRRTEMARLQWSYIVAQHQLMQAMAEEKSVKAGLDWLSEKSSHTKSICMSSSLHVREVVSRKELQAVEAELEALLHGPVPAALRESARLLNVPVVRGDLALQVARQDYYTSRQNQVRDYLLRQKASFELVLLGQEMELRRWRTCFKQLEEVNSRLVKEGETATLRIESLAHPDLAINPRPNPIISCKDAAFSRLLQILDHDSDHGRSEPFRTYEALNHAARDLAGNLQVTRDALAGAGREQYYTAARLFGDCEALHRAMYSELQQLVLGPQVRPTAITDQELLCPNAQELTVKLLGAESQLQSLQLVMQDIMGEVKAKRSQLERNALLRREKELYIYFHLDARLLQKVVEDLEGKMAAKRGQQ; encoded by the exons ATGTTAGACGGTAGCCAGTTTGTGGATGCCCTGGGCCGTCTAGGTTATCCTGGTGCATCATCATTGAAGGCCTCCGACTTCGACTGGCTGTTTGACTGTGCCCCGGAGAACCTTCACTTCTTGCGCTTTGTCTGTCGGACCCTTAACCAGAGCAATGTTCTCACTAAGGAGGAGGTACATGCTTTTCAGGAGCTGCGTAAGTCGGGCAAGCCATTTCTGGATGAAGCAGCCTTGGGCGAGCTCCTTAAAACCATTGGACCTTCAGATGGGAGCAGTGCAAACATCTTAGGgtcctcttcttcatcttcatccGCTGTGTTTGCAGCTGAGGGAAATGTGGCCATAGAAGACTTGGAGGCAGAACTCCAGGCACTGCGTAAAGAGAAAGAGCTGAAGCAACATCGTTTTAACAGGTTACAGGTTGTGGCCACCTCTCGTGCAGATGTTGATCTACGACTTGGTGAAGAGCGGGAGAGCGCTGCATGTAAGCTAAAGGAGGCCAGTGCTTCCATTAGAGCTGAGAATGCAGACACCAACGCTCTATTACAAAACCTAACAGATGAGGTGAGAAAGCTTGCTTCGCACCTCCCAGTTCAGCAAGAGGCCAAGcaaaaaggaaaaggagaacCTGTGGCCCCATCAAACCCTTCTGTCTCAAAAAGCCCCACTGTCCTCCTTTCTCAGTTGCCCTTGGATCCCTACCTGCACCAGGAGGAGCTCAACACTAAAACACTAGCTGCCTTTACTCAGAAGCATTTCTTCCAGGGCATTGCAGACATTGTTGAGTCTTCTTGCTCTGAGCGCTTCCAGGTCCTTGACCTCAGTTCTTGTGAAGATGGAGAGGATGAAGAGAACAAGCaccaggggagagagagggaggcgcGAATGGTGGAGCACAGGAGGACAGAGATGGCCAGACTTCAGTGGTCTTATATTGTGGCCCAGCACCAACTGATGCAGGCCATGGCAGAGGAGAAGAGTGTCAAGGCTGGACTAGACTGGCTCTCTGAGAAGTCCTCTCATACCAAG AGCATATGCATGTCGTCCTCACTGCATGTCCGTGAAGTTGTCTCCAGGAAGGAGTTGCAGGCGGTGGAGGCTGAGCTGGAGGCTCTGCTCCATGGACCAGTACCTGCTGCCCTCAGAGAGTCAGCCCGGTTGCTTAATGTGCCGGTAGTGAGGGGAGACCTGGCTTTGCAAGTAGCACGGCAGGACTACTACACCTCCAGACAGAATCAG GTACGAGACTACCTACTCCGCCAGAAGGCTTCCTTTGAGCTGGTACTCCTGGGTCAGGAGATGGAGTTGAGGAGGTGGAGGACTTGTTTTAAGCAGCTGGAAGAAGTAAATAGCAGACTGGTAAAAGAAGGTGAAACGGCAACCCTTAGAATTGAGTCCCTGGCACACCCTGACCTGGCCATCAACCCCAGACCTAACCCTATCATCAGCTGCAAAGATGCAGCCTTCAGCAG GCTGCTCCAGATCCTTGACCATGATTCAGACCATGGTCGATCAGAGCCTTTTCGGACATACGAAGCATTGAACCACGCTGCTCGTGACCTTGCGGGCAACCTTCAGGTGACCCGAGATGCTCTAGCTGGTGCTGGCCGTGAGCAGTACTACACAGCTGCTCGTCTTTTTGGCGACTGTGAGGCGCTCCACAGGGCAATGTACTCAGAGCTCCAGCAGCTGGTCTTAGGGCCGCAGGTACGTCCAACGGCCATCACTGACCAGGAGCTGCTCTGCCCTAATGCACAG GAGCTGACGGTGAAGCTTCTGGGAGCAGAGTCTCAGCTGCAGAGTTTGCAGCTTGTAATGCAAGATATCATGGGGGAAGTTAAAGCCAAGCGTTCTCAGCTGGAGCGCAATGCCCTCCTCAGGCGAGAGAAGGAGTTGTACATCTACTTCCACTTGGATGCCCGGCTGCTGCAGAAAGTAGTGGAAGATCTTGAGGGCAAAATGGCTGCGAAGAGAGGGCAGCAGTAA
- the txnb gene encoding thioredoxin b has translation MIREVQNLAEFKAILAEAGDKLVVVDFTATWCGPCKQIGPEFQKESEKGENKNVIFLKVDVDEAEDVSADCKISCMPTFMFFKNGQKVDEFSGANKDTLVQKLQALRT, from the exons ATGATTCGAGAAGTGCAAAACTTG gCCGAGTTTAAAGCCATCCTGGCGGAAGCTGGAGACAAGCTGGTAGTGGTGGACTTCACAGCCACCTGGTGTGGCCCTTGTAAACAGATTGGCCCAGAATTTCAA AAAGAGTCAGAAAAAGGAGAGAACAAGAATGTGATTTTCTTGAAGGTGGACGTGGATGAGGCTGAG GATGTGAGTGCAGATTGCAAGATTAGCTGCATGCCTACATTCATGTTCTTCAAAAATGGACAAAAG GTGGACGAGTTCTCCGGTGCTAATAAAGATACACTGGTTCAGAAACTGCAAGCTTTGAGAACATAA
- the haus3 gene encoding HAUS augmin-like complex subunit 3 isoform X3, whose amino-acid sequence MLDGSQFVDALGRLGYPGASSLKASDFDWLFDCAPENLHFLRFVCRTLNQSNVLTKEEVHAFQELRKSGKPFLDEAALGELLKTIGPSDGSSANILGSSSSSSSAVFAAEGNVAIEDLEAELQALRKEKELKQHRFNRLQVVATSRADVDLRLGEERESAACKLKEASASIRAENADTNALLQNLTDEVRKLASHLPVQQEAKQKGKGEPVAPSNPSVSKSPTVLLSQLPLDPYLHQEELNTKTLAAFTQKHFFQGIADIVESSCSERFQVLDLSSCEDGEDEENKHQGREREARMVEHRRTEMARLQWSYIVAQHQLMQAMAEEKSVKAGLDWLSEKSSHTKSICMSSSLHVREVVSRKELQAVEAELEALLHGPVPAALRESARLLNVPVVRGDLALQVARQDYYTSRQNQVRDYLLRQKASFELVLLGQEMELRRWRTCFKQLEEVNSRLVKEGETATLRIESLAHPDLAINPRPNPIISCKDAAFSRLLQILDHDSDHGRSEPFRTYEALNHAARDLAGNLQVTRDALAGAGREQYYTAARLFGDCEALHRAMYSELQQLVLGPQELTVKLLGAESQLQSLQLVMQDIMGEVKAKRSQLERNALLRREKELYIYFHLDARLLQKVVEDLEGKMAAKRGQQ is encoded by the exons ATGTTAGACGGTAGCCAGTTTGTGGATGCCCTGGGCCGTCTAGGTTATCCTGGTGCATCATCATTGAAGGCCTCCGACTTCGACTGGCTGTTTGACTGTGCCCCGGAGAACCTTCACTTCTTGCGCTTTGTCTGTCGGACCCTTAACCAGAGCAATGTTCTCACTAAGGAGGAGGTACATGCTTTTCAGGAGCTGCGTAAGTCGGGCAAGCCATTTCTGGATGAAGCAGCCTTGGGCGAGCTCCTTAAAACCATTGGACCTTCAGATGGGAGCAGTGCAAACATCTTAGGgtcctcttcttcatcttcatccGCTGTGTTTGCAGCTGAGGGAAATGTGGCCATAGAAGACTTGGAGGCAGAACTCCAGGCACTGCGTAAAGAGAAAGAGCTGAAGCAACATCGTTTTAACAGGTTACAGGTTGTGGCCACCTCTCGTGCAGATGTTGATCTACGACTTGGTGAAGAGCGGGAGAGCGCTGCATGTAAGCTAAAGGAGGCCAGTGCTTCCATTAGAGCTGAGAATGCAGACACCAACGCTCTATTACAAAACCTAACAGATGAGGTGAGAAAGCTTGCTTCGCACCTCCCAGTTCAGCAAGAGGCCAAGcaaaaaggaaaaggagaacCTGTGGCCCCATCAAACCCTTCTGTCTCAAAAAGCCCCACTGTCCTCCTTTCTCAGTTGCCCTTGGATCCCTACCTGCACCAGGAGGAGCTCAACACTAAAACACTAGCTGCCTTTACTCAGAAGCATTTCTTCCAGGGCATTGCAGACATTGTTGAGTCTTCTTGCTCTGAGCGCTTCCAGGTCCTTGACCTCAGTTCTTGTGAAGATGGAGAGGATGAAGAGAACAAGCaccaggggagagagagggaggcgcGAATGGTGGAGCACAGGAGGACAGAGATGGCCAGACTTCAGTGGTCTTATATTGTGGCCCAGCACCAACTGATGCAGGCCATGGCAGAGGAGAAGAGTGTCAAGGCTGGACTAGACTGGCTCTCTGAGAAGTCCTCTCATACCAAG AGCATATGCATGTCGTCCTCACTGCATGTCCGTGAAGTTGTCTCCAGGAAGGAGTTGCAGGCGGTGGAGGCTGAGCTGGAGGCTCTGCTCCATGGACCAGTACCTGCTGCCCTCAGAGAGTCAGCCCGGTTGCTTAATGTGCCGGTAGTGAGGGGAGACCTGGCTTTGCAAGTAGCACGGCAGGACTACTACACCTCCAGACAGAATCAG GTACGAGACTACCTACTCCGCCAGAAGGCTTCCTTTGAGCTGGTACTCCTGGGTCAGGAGATGGAGTTGAGGAGGTGGAGGACTTGTTTTAAGCAGCTGGAAGAAGTAAATAGCAGACTGGTAAAAGAAGGTGAAACGGCAACCCTTAGAATTGAGTCCCTGGCACACCCTGACCTGGCCATCAACCCCAGACCTAACCCTATCATCAGCTGCAAAGATGCAGCCTTCAGCAG GCTGCTCCAGATCCTTGACCATGATTCAGACCATGGTCGATCAGAGCCTTTTCGGACATACGAAGCATTGAACCACGCTGCTCGTGACCTTGCGGGCAACCTTCAGGTGACCCGAGATGCTCTAGCTGGTGCTGGCCGTGAGCAGTACTACACAGCTGCTCGTCTTTTTGGCGACTGTGAGGCGCTCCACAGGGCAATGTACTCAGAGCTCCAGCAGCTGGTCTTAGGGCCGCAG GAGCTGACGGTGAAGCTTCTGGGAGCAGAGTCTCAGCTGCAGAGTTTGCAGCTTGTAATGCAAGATATCATGGGGGAAGTTAAAGCCAAGCGTTCTCAGCTGGAGCGCAATGCCCTCCTCAGGCGAGAGAAGGAGTTGTACATCTACTTCCACTTGGATGCCCGGCTGCTGCAGAAAGTAGTGGAAGATCTTGAGGGCAAAATGGCTGCGAAGAGAGGGCAGCAGTAA